A section of the Mangifera indica cultivar Alphonso chromosome 12, CATAS_Mindica_2.1, whole genome shotgun sequence genome encodes:
- the LOC123192770 gene encoding 5'-adenylylsulfate reductase 1, chloroplastic-like isoform X2, with protein MALAATSSSSSFKVISGASGFPLSSSSSEMKVSQIASFRLLDRPHMASTTLPRRRSSVKPVNAEPKRNGSIVPLVATVAAPVEEKVAAVEEDFEGLAKELQDASPLEIMDKALEKFGNDIAIAFSGAEDVALIEYARLTGRPFRVFSLDTGRLNPETYKFFDTVEKHYGIRIEYMFPDAVEVQGLVRSKGLFSFYEDGHQECCRVRKVRPLRRALKGLRAWITGQRKDQSPGTRSEIPVVQVDPVFEGLEGGVGSLVKWNPMANVKGNDVWNFLHAMEVPVNSLHSQGYISIGCEPCTRPVLPGQHEREGRWWWEDAKAKECGLHKGNLKEDSAAQVNGNGASAVGDIFNSQNLVNLTRIGVENLARMSNRQEPWIVVLYAPWCQFCQAMEGSYVELADKLAGSGVKVGKFRADGDQKEYAKQELQLGSFPTILFFPKHASKPIKYTSEKRDVDSLMAFVNALR; from the exons atggCTTTGGCTgctacttcttcttcttcttcttttaaagtTATCTCAGGAGCATCAGGCTTTCCTCTCTCAAGTTCCTCAAGCGAAATGAAAG TTTCACAAATCGCTTCGTTCCGGCTACTTGACCGGCCACATATGGCTTCCACGACTCTGCCTCGACGGAGGAGTTCGGTGAAGCCGGTGAATGCAGAGCCGAAACGGAATGGTTCAATTGTGCCGCTTGTAGCGACCGTGGCGGCTCCTG TTGAAGAGAAAGTTGCGGCAGTGGAGGAGGACTTTGAAGGATTGGCTAAGGAGCTTCAAGATGCTTCGCCTCTTGAAATAATGGATAAAGCTTTAGAGAAATTTGGAAATGACATAGCTATTGCTTtcag TGGTGCTGAAGATGTTGCTTTGATTGAGTATGCACGTTTAACTGGTAGGCCATTCAGGGTGTTTAGTCTTGATACTGGGAGGTTAAACCCAGAAACATATAAATTCTTTGACACCGTAGAGAAACATTATGGCATCCGGATCGAGTACATGTTTCCAGATGCTGTTGAAGTTCAGGGATTAGTCAGGAGCAAGGGgctcttttctttttatgagGATGGGCACCAAGAATGCTGCCGTGTGAGGAAGGTGAGGCCCCTTAGGAGGGCTCTTAAGGGTTTGCGTGCCTGGATCACTGGACAAAGGAAAGATCAGTCCCCTGGCACTCGGTCTGAGATTCCTGTTGTCCAGGTGGATCCAGTTTTTGAGGGGCTGGAGGGTGGTGTTGGCAGCTTAGTGAAGTGGAACCCTATGGCTAATGTTAAGGGTAATGACGTTTGGAACTTCCTCCATGCAATGGAGGTGCCTGTGAATTCATTGCACTCACAAGGGTACATCTCAATTGGGTGCGAACCTTGCACTAGGCCTGTCCTTCCAGGGCAACATGAAAGGGAAGGAAGGTGGTGGTGGGAGGATGCCAAGGCTAAGGAGTGTGGCCTCCACAAGGGGAATCTGAAGGAGGATAGTGCAGCACAAGTTAATGGAAATGGAGCTTCAGCGGTTGGTGACATTTTCAATTCCCAGAATTTGGTGAATTTGACTAGAATTGGTGTGGAAAATTTAGCAAGAATGAGTAACAGACAAGAGCCATGGATTGTTGTGCTCTATGCCCCATGGTGCCAATTCTGCCAA GCAATGGAAGGGTCATATGTTGAGTTGGCTGACAAGTTGGCAGGAAGCGGTGTGAAAGTTGGAAAGTTCAGAGCAGATGGTGATCAGAAGGAATATGCAAAGCAAGAATTGCAGCTGGGAAGCTTCCCAACAATTCTATTTTTCCCCAAGCATGCTTCAAAGCCTATTAAATACACATCAGAAAAGAGGGACGTTGATTCACTGATGGCGTTTGTCAATGCCCTTAGATGA
- the LOC123192770 gene encoding 5'-adenylylsulfate reductase 1, chloroplastic-like isoform X1, protein MALAATSSSSSFKVISGASGFPLSSSSSEMKVSQIASFRLLDRPHMASTTLPRRRSSVKPVNAEPKRNGSIVPLVATVAAPEVEEKVAAVEEDFEGLAKELQDASPLEIMDKALEKFGNDIAIAFSGAEDVALIEYARLTGRPFRVFSLDTGRLNPETYKFFDTVEKHYGIRIEYMFPDAVEVQGLVRSKGLFSFYEDGHQECCRVRKVRPLRRALKGLRAWITGQRKDQSPGTRSEIPVVQVDPVFEGLEGGVGSLVKWNPMANVKGNDVWNFLHAMEVPVNSLHSQGYISIGCEPCTRPVLPGQHEREGRWWWEDAKAKECGLHKGNLKEDSAAQVNGNGASAVGDIFNSQNLVNLTRIGVENLARMSNRQEPWIVVLYAPWCQFCQAMEGSYVELADKLAGSGVKVGKFRADGDQKEYAKQELQLGSFPTILFFPKHASKPIKYTSEKRDVDSLMAFVNALR, encoded by the exons atggCTTTGGCTgctacttcttcttcttcttcttttaaagtTATCTCAGGAGCATCAGGCTTTCCTCTCTCAAGTTCCTCAAGCGAAATGAAAG TTTCACAAATCGCTTCGTTCCGGCTACTTGACCGGCCACATATGGCTTCCACGACTCTGCCTCGACGGAGGAGTTCGGTGAAGCCGGTGAATGCAGAGCCGAAACGGAATGGTTCAATTGTGCCGCTTGTAGCGACCGTGGCGGCTCCTG AAGTTGAAGAGAAAGTTGCGGCAGTGGAGGAGGACTTTGAAGGATTGGCTAAGGAGCTTCAAGATGCTTCGCCTCTTGAAATAATGGATAAAGCTTTAGAGAAATTTGGAAATGACATAGCTATTGCTTtcag TGGTGCTGAAGATGTTGCTTTGATTGAGTATGCACGTTTAACTGGTAGGCCATTCAGGGTGTTTAGTCTTGATACTGGGAGGTTAAACCCAGAAACATATAAATTCTTTGACACCGTAGAGAAACATTATGGCATCCGGATCGAGTACATGTTTCCAGATGCTGTTGAAGTTCAGGGATTAGTCAGGAGCAAGGGgctcttttctttttatgagGATGGGCACCAAGAATGCTGCCGTGTGAGGAAGGTGAGGCCCCTTAGGAGGGCTCTTAAGGGTTTGCGTGCCTGGATCACTGGACAAAGGAAAGATCAGTCCCCTGGCACTCGGTCTGAGATTCCTGTTGTCCAGGTGGATCCAGTTTTTGAGGGGCTGGAGGGTGGTGTTGGCAGCTTAGTGAAGTGGAACCCTATGGCTAATGTTAAGGGTAATGACGTTTGGAACTTCCTCCATGCAATGGAGGTGCCTGTGAATTCATTGCACTCACAAGGGTACATCTCAATTGGGTGCGAACCTTGCACTAGGCCTGTCCTTCCAGGGCAACATGAAAGGGAAGGAAGGTGGTGGTGGGAGGATGCCAAGGCTAAGGAGTGTGGCCTCCACAAGGGGAATCTGAAGGAGGATAGTGCAGCACAAGTTAATGGAAATGGAGCTTCAGCGGTTGGTGACATTTTCAATTCCCAGAATTTGGTGAATTTGACTAGAATTGGTGTGGAAAATTTAGCAAGAATGAGTAACAGACAAGAGCCATGGATTGTTGTGCTCTATGCCCCATGGTGCCAATTCTGCCAA GCAATGGAAGGGTCATATGTTGAGTTGGCTGACAAGTTGGCAGGAAGCGGTGTGAAAGTTGGAAAGTTCAGAGCAGATGGTGATCAGAAGGAATATGCAAAGCAAGAATTGCAGCTGGGAAGCTTCCCAACAATTCTATTTTTCCCCAAGCATGCTTCAAAGCCTATTAAATACACATCAGAAAAGAGGGACGTTGATTCACTGATGGCGTTTGTCAATGCCCTTAGATGA